A DNA window from Chryseobacterium sp. MEBOG06 contains the following coding sequences:
- the cas2 gene encoding CRISPR-associated endonuclease Cas2 yields the protein MNAERFNAYRIMWVLVLYDLPTETKANMKDANRFRKSLLDDGFTLFQFSMYVRHCPSRENAEVHIKRVKLMLPKAGKVAIMCITDKQFGDIEIFFARNKEEPPPTFQQLELF from the coding sequence ATGAATGCCGAAAGGTTTAATGCTTACCGAATTATGTGGGTTTTAGTATTATATGATTTGCCGACAGAGACTAAAGCCAATATGAAAGATGCCAACCGCTTTCGTAAATCTTTGCTTGATGATGGTTTTACATTATTCCAGTTTTCAATGTATGTAAGACACTGTCCCAGTCGTGAAAATGCTGAAGTTCATATTAAAAGAGTGAAGTTGATGCTTCCAAAAGCCGGAAAAGTGGCCATTATGTGCATTACAGACAAACAGTTTGGAGATATTGAAATATTCTTTGCCAGAAATAAAGAAGAACCGCCTCCCACCTTCCAACAGCTTGAATTATTCTAA
- the cas1 gene encoding type II CRISPR-associated endonuclease Cas1, giving the protein MITRSIYIGNPAYLKLKDEQMYILDPSTQETKGKVPVEDLGLLMLDHFQITISHQLIQKMMGNNVVVVSCDGHHLPHGIMLPLYGHTEHSDRIKDQLDASEPLKKQLWKQTVECKIENQKEVLKRLGNYYEPMVDYQNNVKSGDITNMEGIAAQHYWKYLISLDFLRQRFGDSPNQFFNFGYSVLRSIVARAIVETGLLPVLGIFHKNKYNPYCLADDLMEPYRPFVDLLVMQWLAIHSETEELTKEFKAFILQIATKDVKIDDKTRPLLVAVKTTTTSLYKCYTGEKRLISYPELI; this is encoded by the coding sequence ATGATTACCCGCTCCATCTATATCGGTAATCCCGCTTATCTTAAGCTCAAAGATGAACAAATGTATATTTTGGATCCTTCCACTCAAGAAACGAAAGGCAAAGTTCCGGTTGAAGATTTGGGGTTGCTGATGCTGGATCATTTTCAGATTACGATCTCACATCAGTTGATTCAGAAAATGATGGGGAACAATGTGGTAGTGGTCAGTTGCGATGGACATCATTTACCCCACGGAATTATGCTTCCGCTGTATGGACATACTGAACATTCTGACCGGATCAAAGATCAGCTGGATGCCAGTGAGCCCCTTAAAAAACAACTTTGGAAACAAACCGTTGAATGTAAAATTGAAAACCAAAAAGAAGTTTTAAAACGTTTAGGAAATTATTACGAACCAATGGTTGATTATCAGAATAACGTGAAAAGCGGTGATATTACTAATATGGAAGGTATTGCGGCACAACATTACTGGAAGTATCTCATCAGTCTTGATTTTTTGAGACAGCGTTTTGGAGATTCACCCAATCAGTTTTTCAATTTCGGGTATTCGGTTCTCAGAAGTATTGTGGCAAGAGCAATTGTGGAGACCGGATTGCTTCCTGTTCTCGGAATTTTTCATAAAAATAAATACAACCCTTACTGTCTTGCCGATGACCTTATGGAACCTTATCGTCCTTTTGTCGATTTATTGGTGATGCAATGGCTGGCAATTCATTCAGAAACAGAAGAATTAACTAAAGAATTTAAAGCTTTTATTTTACAGATTGCCACCAAAGATGTAAAAATAGACGATAAAACCAGGCCATTATTGGTTGCTGTAAAAACAACCACTACATCACTGTATAAATGTTATACAGGAGAAAAACGACTGATCTCTTATCCTGAACTGATATGA